A single region of the Jatrophihabitans sp. GAS493 genome encodes:
- a CDS encoding 4'-phosphopantetheinyl transferase, with amino-acid sequence MIELILPRFVLWAEEFGDPPDAVLLPGEDWPVQATTSERRRAYTTARHCARRALGRLGLPPQAIPKNLDGTPRWPSAVVGSLTHCVGYRAAAVSTTSLVAALGIDAEPNIALRAGTLTAVADRPELANLDSLSSDGIHPDRLLICAKESAYKAWFSMTRSYRPFPDVVIEFAPGQRTFTAQVRHCRQSEGGACPTEMTGSWTASEGLLLTAVVAPRAKALPPPRERNGVVAIDDVSGPFDEFASLHRQA; translated from the coding sequence ATGATCGAGTTGATTCTGCCTCGATTCGTGCTCTGGGCCGAGGAGTTCGGAGATCCGCCGGATGCAGTCCTCCTTCCGGGTGAGGATTGGCCGGTACAGGCGACAACGTCAGAGCGTCGCCGCGCCTACACAACGGCTCGACATTGCGCTCGCAGGGCCCTGGGCAGGCTCGGGCTTCCGCCGCAGGCGATTCCCAAGAACCTTGACGGAACTCCGCGCTGGCCCAGCGCCGTCGTCGGGAGCTTGACGCACTGCGTCGGCTACCGAGCGGCAGCAGTCAGTACCACGTCGTTGGTGGCTGCGCTCGGTATCGACGCTGAACCGAACATTGCGCTGCGTGCGGGCACCCTCACCGCGGTTGCCGACAGACCCGAACTCGCGAACCTGGACTCGCTCAGCTCGGACGGCATTCACCCGGATCGGCTGCTGATCTGCGCGAAGGAATCGGCCTACAAAGCCTGGTTCTCGATGACCCGAAGCTACCGGCCGTTCCCCGACGTAGTCATTGAGTTCGCCCCGGGACAGCGCACATTCACAGCCCAGGTGCGCCACTGTCGGCAGTCGGAGGGCGGCGCTTGCCCAACCGAAATGACCGGTAGCTGGACTGCGAGCGAGGGCCTCCTGCTCACCGCCGTGGTCGCACCACGCGCGAAAGCGCTACCGCCCCCACGCGAGCGGAATGGGGTCGTAGCCATCGACGATGTGTCCGGTCCGTTTGACGAGTTCGCTTCGCTGCACCGACAGGCGTAG